A region of the Acidobacteriota bacterium genome:
GTTCACGATGTAGCCGATTTCTTCGTCGAGCACTTCTTCGGGGAGGCGGAAGGCGGGGATGTTGATGCGCATCAGGCCGCCCGGGCGCGGACCCTTCTCGAAAACGGTGCACTGGTAGCCGAGCGGCATCAGGTCGTTCGCCACCGTGAGGGCGGACGGACCGGCGCCGATCAGGGCCACCTTCTTGCCATTCTTCGTGGCCGGAGCTTTCGGGATGCGGGCGGTGATGTCGTCCTTGTGATCCGCGGCCACGCGTTTCAGCCGGCAGATGGCGACCGGCTTGCCGTCAACGCGGCCGCGCCGGCAGGCCGGCTCGCACGGGCGGTCGCAGGTGCGGCCCAAAATGCCCGGAAACACGTTCGACTCGCGATTCAGGATGTAGGCATCGTCGAACTGGCCGTTCGCGATCATCCGGATGTATTCGGGAACGTTGGTGTGCGCCGGGCAGGCCCACTGGCAATCAACGACTTTATGGTAGTAGTTCGGGTCCGACGTATCCGTCCGCTGCATATCCTCGCGATTATATCGACAGATACCGCCGGGAGGTTTCTAGAACGTGTCGGGAGGGCACTCTTGGTCGGGACGGCACGCTCTGACGGGAGGCACTACGGGGCTGGATCCGGTGCCGTGGCCGATAGGGCCGCGGTGGCGGCCGGCACCAGGTGGTTGGCGCCCGACGCGGTCACGAAGCCCCGCTCGAACTTCTCCTCGGTGGTGCGGTCGAGAATGGTTGCAACACGGTAGAAATCGGCCTGCAGGCGCTCGCGGGTGAGGTCCAGCACGAAATAGCCGCGATAGCGCCCATCCACGTAGTGCAAATGGGGGCGCGCCTTGCGGAAGCCGGCGAGTTGCTGCTCCCCACCGGGTCCCGCCCCGATGCTGCTTGGGGAGCTCACCGAAGTGCCGGCAAACTCCACGCCGAGCGATCCCTTACCAGACGACTTGTCGTAGCCCGCGAACGGGTCGCGCGGCAGGTCGTAGGCCCACGAGCTGTGGACGTCGCCCGTCAGCACCGCGAAATTGCCGGCCCGGGCGCGTTCGATCATGTCGAACACGCGCGAGCGCGAGGCGCGGTATCCGTCCCACGAGTCGGGGTTCCCCGCCACGGCCCCGCTGGCGGTTTGGGGCGCGAACATCACCTGCTGGCCCAGCAGGTTCCAGTGCGTTTTGTTGCGCACCGACGCCACCACCTGTTCAGCCAGCCAGCCTTCCTGTTCGGCGCCGAGCAGCTGCCGCGCCGCCGACTCGATGGTGGCCGTGTCTTCGCGCCGCACCTGCTCGTCGCGGCCGACGACCCGCGTGTCGAGCATCATCAGCGTCGCGAGATCGCCGAACCGAAACGCGCGATAAATCCGCGACTGCCTGGTCTGCGCGTCTTCGCGAATCGGCATCCACTCGTAGTACGCCTGCTGCGCCGCGGCGCGGCGCGGGCCCCACTCGCCCTCGCCTTCATCCGGATCGTGATTCTCGGCGCCGCCCGACCACGCGTTGTTCGTGAACTCGTGGTCATCCCACACGACGATGAAGGGATGCTGGCGGTGGATCTCCTGCGAGTCGGGATCGGCCTTGTACTGGGCGTGGCGCTCGCGGTAGTCCTGGAGCGCGACTATTTCCCTATTCGGCGCCGGAATGCGGCCGAGCGCCGTGCCGTCGCCGTAGCGCGCGTTGGCGTACTCGTAGATGTAGTCGCCCAGGTGCAGCACCGCGTCGAGGTCGGCACGCTTCGCAAGGCAGGCGTAGGCGTTGAAATACCCCTGCGGCAGGTTCGAGCACGACACCACGCCCAGCCGGAGGCGGGCGACGCCCTCGCGGGGCAACGTGCGCGTGCGGCCAATCGCCGATCGGGCGCCCAGGGACTCAAAGCGGTAGTAGTACGTATTGCCCGGCTGCAGCCCGGAGGCATCGATCTTCACCGTAAAGTCGCGCTCGGCGCCGGTCGTGGTGTCTCCGCGCGACACGATCTGCGTGAACCTGGGGTCACGGGCTACCTGCCACCTGACGCTCATCGAACCAGCCGGCGCCGTCGGTGTCACCCGGGTCCACACGATGACGCGATCGGCCAGCGGATCGCCGCTCGCCACGCCGTGGCGAAACACGCCACGGCCCAGCTGGGCGAACAAGGACACCGGCCTGACCGCGGGCAAGGCGCCAAGTGCCAGACTGCTGGTGGCAAGGAAGCTCCGGCGGGAGATGCGTCGCATGGGCAGCAGTGTAGCCAAACCACGTAACAGCCGCATCGCGAACCTGGGAAGTGTTACAAGTAGGTCGCAGCATGGGCGACTTGGTCCGCATCCTTTTGGTCGAAGACAGCGACGCGTACGCAAA
Encoded here:
- a CDS encoding alkaline phosphatase D family protein, with translation MRRISRRSFLATSSLALGALPAVRPVSLFAQLGRGVFRHGVASGDPLADRVIVWTRVTPTAPAGSMSVRWQVARDPRFTQIVSRGDTTTGAERDFTVKIDASGLQPGNTYYYRFESLGARSAIGRTRTLPREGVARLRLGVVSCSNLPQGYFNAYACLAKRADLDAVLHLGDYIYEYANARYGDGTALGRIPAPNREIVALQDYRERHAQYKADPDSQEIHRQHPFIVVWDDHEFTNNAWSGGAENHDPDEGEGEWGPRRAAAQQAYYEWMPIREDAQTRQSRIYRAFRFGDLATLMMLDTRVVGRDEQVRREDTATIESAARQLLGAEQEGWLAEQVVASVRNKTHWNLLGQQVMFAPQTASGAVAGNPDSWDGYRASRSRVFDMIERARAGNFAVLTGDVHSSWAYDLPRDPFAGYDKSSGKGSLGVEFAGTSVSSPSSIGAGPGGEQQLAGFRKARPHLHYVDGRYRGYFVLDLTRERLQADFYRVATILDRTTEEKFERGFVTASGANHLVPAATAALSATAPDPAP